Proteins encoded within one genomic window of Calditrichota bacterium:
- a CDS encoding GNAT family N-acetyltransferase, producing the protein MTIPSAANVKISHLASDPEFTFHRWDPDDVNVVSEFLPVFYAAFGTPQVASTDIFLWKHRDNPAGKSIVYFACENVSNKVVAVRTFVPRVLICNGVSYPGYEACEASTHPNVARRGLFTMLMKRCLEDAELAGGYFLYGYPNFNSRPGYLKVGARDIGGIKLLLKPLNYLNLIGAILRGRKRLGRMTAVNVSEGSKSQVRDIPPDLGSLLQLREDWRDIWAGKRWVELLEHRLWRHPFHSYHLIDFGAGCAVLLPGMRGPLREMRIVDIYLRDIESAAVGNRLVKEIKRRFRMDCITAYMTTSHPHYSVLHSAGFLHAPSDGSFYTYTFKNCPPELAAKPWAISGLDYDTQ; encoded by the coding sequence ATGACGATTCCGAGCGCTGCTAATGTTAAAATATCTCATCTTGCGAGCGACCCGGAATTCACCTTCCACCGATGGGATCCTGACGACGTAAATGTGGTGAGTGAATTCCTGCCAGTTTTTTATGCCGCTTTCGGCACGCCGCAGGTTGCCTCAACTGACATTTTCCTTTGGAAGCACCGGGATAATCCTGCGGGAAAATCCATCGTCTATTTTGCTTGCGAGAATGTCTCTAATAAAGTCGTTGCAGTCCGGACCTTTGTGCCGCGTGTTCTCATTTGTAATGGTGTGTCCTATCCCGGCTACGAAGCATGTGAAGCATCGACGCACCCTAACGTCGCCCGTCGAGGTCTCTTCACGATGCTAATGAAACGCTGTCTCGAGGATGCCGAACTTGCAGGAGGATATTTTCTCTATGGGTATCCCAACTTCAACAGCCGTCCTGGATATTTGAAAGTCGGCGCGCGCGATATCGGCGGCATCAAACTGCTTTTGAAGCCGCTGAATTACCTTAATCTGATTGGCGCGATCTTGCGAGGAAGGAAGCGTCTTGGTCGAATGACGGCGGTAAATGTCAGCGAGGGGAGCAAATCGCAAGTGCGCGACATTCCTCCCGACTTAGGTTCGCTCCTTCAATTAAGGGAAGATTGGCGCGACATTTGGGCGGGGAAAAGGTGGGTTGAATTGCTCGAACATCGTCTTTGGCGCCATCCGTTTCATTCTTACCATCTGATTGATTTCGGTGCCGGCTGCGCGGTCCTTCTACCAGGTATGCGAGGTCCATTGCGCGAAATGAGGATCGTGGACATCTACCTTCGCGACATCGAATCCGCCGCGGTTGGAAACAGACTTGTCAAGGAGATTAAACGTAGATTTCGGATGGACTGCATCACGGCCTATATGACGACCTCGCACCCGCATTATTCAGTCTTGCATTCGGCCGGCTTCCTTCATGCTCCTTCGGATGGATCATTCTATACTTACACATTTAAGAACTGCCCGCCGGAACTTGCAGCGAAGCCTTGGGCTATCAGCGGCCTTGATTACGATACCCAGTGA